A window from Myxococcus fulvus encodes these proteins:
- a CDS encoding nitroreductase has protein sequence MSESALFRDVVRNRHSVRSFLPAPVADAVIRSVLEEAQLAPSNCNTQPWQVHIVSGAKLDVLSRRILADEEAGRHTPDFSFGTYPGVYGQRLKAQGAAYYQAIGVSREATEDRRTASLYNLKFFGAPHVALLFMPAVGDNVRVAGDVGMYGQTFLLSLTAHGLGGIPQTMLGYYADTIRGLLGIEPSMKMLFGISFGHPDKTSAANRYRIGKASIEENVIFHS, from the coding sequence ATGTCAGAGTCCGCACTGTTTCGCGACGTCGTCCGCAACCGCCATTCCGTTCGCAGCTTCCTTCCCGCGCCGGTGGCGGACGCTGTCATCCGCTCCGTGTTGGAAGAAGCGCAACTTGCCCCATCGAACTGCAATACCCAGCCGTGGCAGGTTCACATCGTTTCCGGTGCAAAACTGGACGTGCTCAGCAGGAGGATCCTCGCGGACGAAGAAGCCGGGCGGCACACGCCCGACTTCAGCTTCGGCACATACCCTGGTGTTTACGGTCAGCGCCTCAAAGCCCAGGGAGCAGCCTATTACCAGGCGATTGGGGTTTCCCGCGAAGCGACTGAGGATCGCCGGACTGCCTCTCTCTACAACTTGAAATTCTTTGGCGCGCCGCATGTCGCGCTGCTCTTCATGCCAGCCGTTGGTGACAATGTGCGCGTCGCAGGGGACGTTGGCATGTACGGTCAGACATTCCTGCTGTCGCTCACCGCTCACGGGCTCGGTGGCATTCCCCAGACGATGCTTGGCTACTACGCCGACACGATCCGTGGACTGCTCGGCATCGAGCCCTCCATGAAGATGTTGTTCGGCATCTCGTTTGGTCACCCTGACAAAACTTCGGCGGCGAATCGGTACCGGATCGGCAAGGCCTCCATCGAAGAGAATGTGATCTTTCACTCCTGA